The proteins below are encoded in one region of Podarcis raffonei isolate rPodRaf1 chromosome 8, rPodRaf1.pri, whole genome shotgun sequence:
- the CLASRP gene encoding CLK4-associating serine/arginine rich protein isoform X2: MWHEARKHERKLRGMMVDYKKRAERRREYYEKIKKDPAQFLQVHGRACKVHLDSAVALAAESPVNMMPWQGDTNNMIDRFDVRAHLDYIPMYTPPLLNPITPEQESDERKCNYERYRGLVQNDFAGISEEQCLYQIYIDELYGGLQKPNEDEKKKLAEKKASIGYTYEDSTVAELENPSEKRTEEEDSEEDSNTDEDEVIPDIDVEVDVDELNQEQVADLNKQATTYGMAEGDFVRMLRKDKEEAEAIKHAKALEEEKAMYSGRRSRRQRREFREKRLKGRKISPPSYARRDSPTYDPYKRSPSESTSESRSRSRSPSPGHEEKITFITSFGGSDEEAAAAAAAAAAQTAGAPRKPASLGKARSSQVQQGSTAAGHSASSRRRSTSSSSSSTSSTSSSSSSRSSSRSHRAGGYHRASRYGRSRSHRYSRSRSRTRRYSAGGSRDGRRHSRSRSPERGWRYGSRRRSRSHSRSGERYRWSSGRGGRHWSSSRSSRSDSESRSRSRSASPAREKLLRPVASPAVGEKLKKAETAGGKETGAAKVTKAYPTGEAEAAYAEGA, from the exons ATGTGGCACGAAGCTCGAAAGCATGAGCGCAAGCTCCGGGGGATGATGGTTGATTACAAGAAGCGAGCGGAGCGCCGGAGAGAGTATTATGAAAAGATA AAAAAGGATCCCGCGCAGTTCCTCCAGGTCCACGGCCGTGCATGCAAAGTCCACTTAGATTCTGCTGTGGCTCTTGCAGCTGAAAGCCCTGTGAATAT GATGCCATGGCAGGGGGATACTAACAACATGATTGATCGGTTTGATGTTCGAGCCCACCTGGACTACATCCCCATGTATACTCCTCCGCTGCTAAACCCAAT taCCCCAGAACAGGAGTCTGATGAGAGGAAATGCAACTACGAAAGGTATAGAGGTTTGGTGCAGAACGACTTCGCTGGCA tctCAGAGGAGCAGTGTCTGTATCAGATCTACATTGATGAGCTGTACGGGGGACTCCAGAAGCCCAATGAGGACGAAAAGAAGAA GTTAGCAGAGAAGAAGGCATCCATCGGCTACACGTACGAGGACAGCACGGTGGCGGAGCTTGAGAACCCGtctgagaaaagaacagaggaggAAGACTCGGAAGAAGACAGCAACACGGATGAGGATGAAGTTATCCCTGATATTG ATGTTGAAGTCGATGTAGATGAGCTGAACCAGGAGCAAGTGGCTGACCTGAACAAGCAGGCAACCACCTATGGGATGGCGGAGGGAGACTTTGTCCG GATGTTGCGGAAGGACAAGGAGGAAGCAGAAGCCATCAAACATGCCAAAGCCttggaggaggagaaagccaTGTACTCG GGCCGCCGCTCTCGGAGACAGAGGAGGGAATTCCGAGAGAAGCGTTTGAAAGGAAGGAAAATCAGTCCTCCGAG TTATGCTCGGAGAGACAGTCCCACCTATGATCCTTACAAACG ATCGCCCTCGGAATCCACTTCCGAGTCCCGTTCCCGCTCTCGCTCGCCTTCCCCGGGTCACGAGGAGAAGATCACCTTCATCACCAGCTTCGGGGGTAGTGACGAAGAGgcggccgccgccgctgctgccgccgccgctcaaACCGCAGGAGCCCCCAGGAAGCCCGCCTCCCTCGGCAAGGCACGCTCCAGCCAAgtgcagcagggcagcactgcGGCAGGTCATAGCGCCTCCTCCCG GCGacgctccacctcctcctcttcctcctccacgtCGTCAACGTCCTCGTCCTCCAGCTCGCGTTCCAGTTCGCGGTCTCACCGGGCCGGGGGTTATCACAGAGCTAGCCGATACGGCCGCTCGCGCAGCCACAGGTACTCCCGGTCCCGAAGCAGAACGAGGCGCTATTCGGCGGGAGGCTCGCGGGATGGCCGGCGCCACTCCAGATCTCGCTCCCCCGAGCGGGGCTGGCGATACGGCTCCCGCCGCAGGTCCAG AAGCCATTCACGGTCTGGAGAACGCTACCGGTGGAGCAGCGGCAGGGGAGGGAGGCACtggagcagcagccgcagcagccgcAGCGACAGCGAGTCACGGAGCCGCAGCCGGTCAGCGTCTCCAGCCAGAGAGAAACTGCTGAGGCCTGTGGCTTCCCCGGCTGTAGGGGAGAAACTGAAAAA gGCTGAAACTGCCGGTGGTAAAGAGACAGGAGCTGCCAAAGTCA CCAAAGCTTACCCCACAGGAGAAGCTGAAGCTGCGTATGCAGAAGGCGCTTAA
- the CLASRP gene encoding CLK4-associating serine/arginine rich protein isoform X1 has product MWHEARKHERKLRGMMVDYKKRAERRREYYEKIKKDPAQFLQVHGRACKVHLDSAVALAAESPVNMMPWQGDTNNMIDRFDVRAHLDYIPMYTPPLLNPITPEQESDERKCNYERYRGLVQNDFAGISEEQCLYQIYIDELYGGLQKPNEDEKKKLAEKKASIGYTYEDSTVAELENPSEKRTEEEDSEEDSNTDEDEVIPDIDVEVDVDELNQEQVADLNKQATTYGMAEGDFVRMLRKDKEEAEAIKHAKALEEEKAMYSGRRSRRQRREFREKRLKGRKISPPSYARRDSPTYDPYKRSPSESTSESRSRSRSPSPGHEEKITFITSFGGSDEEAAAAAAAAAAQTAGAPRKPASLGKARSSQVQQGSTAAGHSASSRRRSTSSSSSSTSSTSSSSSSRSSSRSHRAGGYHRASRYGRSRSHRYSRSRSRTRRYSAGGSRDGRRHSRSRSPERGWRYGSRRRSRSHSRSGERYRWSSGRGGRHWSSSRSSRSDSESRSRSRSASPAREKLLRPVASPAVGEKLKKAETAGGKETGAAKPKLTPQEKLKLRMQKALNRQFKADKKAAQEKMMQQEHERQEREDELRAMARKIRMKERERREKEREEWERQYSRQSRSPSPRYSRDYSSSRRHSRSRSRSPHYRH; this is encoded by the exons ATGTGGCACGAAGCTCGAAAGCATGAGCGCAAGCTCCGGGGGATGATGGTTGATTACAAGAAGCGAGCGGAGCGCCGGAGAGAGTATTATGAAAAGATA AAAAAGGATCCCGCGCAGTTCCTCCAGGTCCACGGCCGTGCATGCAAAGTCCACTTAGATTCTGCTGTGGCTCTTGCAGCTGAAAGCCCTGTGAATAT GATGCCATGGCAGGGGGATACTAACAACATGATTGATCGGTTTGATGTTCGAGCCCACCTGGACTACATCCCCATGTATACTCCTCCGCTGCTAAACCCAAT taCCCCAGAACAGGAGTCTGATGAGAGGAAATGCAACTACGAAAGGTATAGAGGTTTGGTGCAGAACGACTTCGCTGGCA tctCAGAGGAGCAGTGTCTGTATCAGATCTACATTGATGAGCTGTACGGGGGACTCCAGAAGCCCAATGAGGACGAAAAGAAGAA GTTAGCAGAGAAGAAGGCATCCATCGGCTACACGTACGAGGACAGCACGGTGGCGGAGCTTGAGAACCCGtctgagaaaagaacagaggaggAAGACTCGGAAGAAGACAGCAACACGGATGAGGATGAAGTTATCCCTGATATTG ATGTTGAAGTCGATGTAGATGAGCTGAACCAGGAGCAAGTGGCTGACCTGAACAAGCAGGCAACCACCTATGGGATGGCGGAGGGAGACTTTGTCCG GATGTTGCGGAAGGACAAGGAGGAAGCAGAAGCCATCAAACATGCCAAAGCCttggaggaggagaaagccaTGTACTCG GGCCGCCGCTCTCGGAGACAGAGGAGGGAATTCCGAGAGAAGCGTTTGAAAGGAAGGAAAATCAGTCCTCCGAG TTATGCTCGGAGAGACAGTCCCACCTATGATCCTTACAAACG ATCGCCCTCGGAATCCACTTCCGAGTCCCGTTCCCGCTCTCGCTCGCCTTCCCCGGGTCACGAGGAGAAGATCACCTTCATCACCAGCTTCGGGGGTAGTGACGAAGAGgcggccgccgccgctgctgccgccgccgctcaaACCGCAGGAGCCCCCAGGAAGCCCGCCTCCCTCGGCAAGGCACGCTCCAGCCAAgtgcagcagggcagcactgcGGCAGGTCATAGCGCCTCCTCCCG GCGacgctccacctcctcctcttcctcctccacgtCGTCAACGTCCTCGTCCTCCAGCTCGCGTTCCAGTTCGCGGTCTCACCGGGCCGGGGGTTATCACAGAGCTAGCCGATACGGCCGCTCGCGCAGCCACAGGTACTCCCGGTCCCGAAGCAGAACGAGGCGCTATTCGGCGGGAGGCTCGCGGGATGGCCGGCGCCACTCCAGATCTCGCTCCCCCGAGCGGGGCTGGCGATACGGCTCCCGCCGCAGGTCCAG AAGCCATTCACGGTCTGGAGAACGCTACCGGTGGAGCAGCGGCAGGGGAGGGAGGCACtggagcagcagccgcagcagccgcAGCGACAGCGAGTCACGGAGCCGCAGCCGGTCAGCGTCTCCAGCCAGAGAGAAACTGCTGAGGCCTGTGGCTTCCCCGGCTGTAGGGGAGAAACTGAAAAA gGCTGAAACTGCCGGTGGTAAAGAGACAGGAGCTGCCAAA CCAAAGCTTACCCCACAGGAGAAGCTGAAGCTGCGTATGCAGAAGGCGCTTAACCGGCAGT TCAAAGCAGATAAAAAGGCCGCCCAGGAGAAGATGATGCAGCAGGAACACGAAAGACAG GAGCGGGAAGACGAGTTGCGTGCCATGGCTAGGAAGATCCGGATGAA GGAGCGCGAGCGCCGGGAGAAGGAACGAGAGGAGTGGGAGCGGCAGTACAGCCGGCAGAGTCGGTCTCCTTCCCCACGTTACA GTCGAGACTACAGCTCTTCAAGGAG GCATTCGCGGTCCCGATCTCGGAGCCCTCATTACCGCCACTAG